A window of Pseudodesulfovibrio hydrargyri contains these coding sequences:
- a CDS encoding GNAT family N-acetyltransferase: MRFEGVAQLARDEWLSAVTGIPSWKLSVESVGSRVTNLPELGDTPWFAYAKVDTDCIEQANYLSSLGFYVATTELTFSADLNEGWPLSGCVRKARPEDEDAVAEIAAHAFVHDRFHKDPVLQAQAGRIKKGWAANYFRGTRGDSMIVHVEDGRVRGFVQLLLHGEDLVIDLIAVEGAACRKGIGSSLISSLAKLFPEARRVLVGTQVTNIPSLSLYGRFGFRMIRSNYVLHATADAIAGSRGGQPTGKAE, encoded by the coding sequence GTGAGATTCGAAGGCGTCGCACAACTGGCCAGGGATGAGTGGCTGTCCGCAGTGACAGGGATTCCGAGCTGGAAGCTGTCCGTGGAAAGCGTCGGCTCCCGGGTCACGAACCTGCCAGAGCTGGGCGACACCCCCTGGTTCGCCTACGCCAAGGTCGACACGGACTGCATCGAGCAGGCCAACTACCTGTCCTCACTAGGGTTTTATGTGGCGACCACCGAATTGACCTTTAGCGCCGACCTGAATGAAGGCTGGCCCCTTTCCGGCTGTGTGCGGAAGGCCCGCCCCGAGGATGAAGACGCCGTGGCGGAAATAGCGGCCCACGCCTTCGTGCACGACCGCTTCCACAAGGACCCAGTCCTTCAGGCGCAGGCGGGCCGCATCAAGAAGGGTTGGGCCGCGAACTACTTCCGGGGGACACGGGGCGATTCGATGATCGTCCATGTCGAGGACGGCAGGGTTCGCGGTTTCGTGCAGCTCCTGTTGCACGGCGAGGACCTGGTCATCGACCTGATCGCCGTCGAAGGCGCGGCCTGCCGCAAGGGAATAGGCTCCAGCCTGATTTCGAGCCTTGCCAAGCTGTTTCCCGAGGCCCGACGCGTGCTGGTCGGGACGCAGGTGACGAACATCCCGTCCCTGTCCCTGTACGGCAGGTTCGGGTTCAGGATGATCCGCTCCAACTACGTGCTCCACGCCACGGCCGACGCCATTGCGGGATCCAGGGGCGGCCAACCAACCGGAAAAGCGGAGTGA
- a CDS encoding radical SAM/SPASM domain-containing protein: MSAFVDFFRARLMRLTGRTEKLAYVYLETHGACTNNCYMCPARAGSKPRYVMSDDLLESILTELGEHGFDGELHLYGQNEPLLDNRLFDRIDLASKLVPKARLILISNFSRMTDEQKARLLAAPLNRLTVSLYAADRETYKDVCGSDHFEAVMRNAARFSLAWAETMPYGLSMDILQTNELGDAEKAIHLLDRFPISWWKLPPVYSLRDVIKPGRPKAWNFGQCLFSTLKITGRGDMSPCGIDPDSELHLGNARDGVYKGVNSRKARRLRRSLFFSSGKGHPSFCRTCDYSRDNKLLYFILPEGVRASVVGKLNHSDGGRHHEVFRRNSSDEIRQRARALRGDAEKHGDPLFRGNMEWLLQ, translated from the coding sequence ATGAGTGCATTCGTTGATTTTTTCCGCGCTCGGCTGATGCGCCTGACCGGACGGACCGAGAAGTTGGCCTACGTCTATCTCGAAACGCACGGCGCGTGCACGAACAATTGCTACATGTGCCCGGCTAGGGCCGGCAGCAAGCCCCGTTACGTCATGAGCGACGACCTGCTCGAATCGATTCTCACGGAACTGGGGGAGCACGGATTCGACGGTGAACTGCATCTGTACGGGCAGAACGAGCCGCTGCTGGACAACCGACTCTTCGACCGAATCGACCTGGCCTCGAAACTGGTGCCCAAGGCCCGGCTCATACTCATTTCGAACTTCTCCCGCATGACGGACGAGCAGAAGGCCAGGCTGCTCGCAGCACCGCTCAACCGGCTGACCGTGAGCCTGTACGCCGCGGACCGCGAGACCTACAAGGACGTTTGCGGAAGCGACCATTTCGAGGCCGTCATGCGCAACGCGGCCCGTTTTTCCTTGGCCTGGGCCGAGACCATGCCCTACGGACTGTCCATGGACATCCTGCAGACCAACGAGCTCGGGGACGCGGAAAAGGCGATCCACCTGCTCGACCGTTTTCCCATTTCCTGGTGGAAACTGCCTCCGGTCTACAGCCTTCGCGACGTGATTAAACCGGGCAGGCCGAAAGCATGGAATTTCGGGCAATGCCTTTTCAGCACGCTCAAGATCACAGGCCGAGGCGACATGTCCCCCTGCGGGATAGATCCCGATTCCGAACTCCATTTGGGCAATGCCCGCGACGGCGTCTACAAGGGGGTGAACTCCCGAAAGGCAAGGCGGTTGCGCCGTTCACTCTTCTTTTCTTCGGGAAAAGGGCACCCCTCTTTCTGCCGGACTTGTGATTATTCGCGCGACAACAAGTTGTTGTATTTTATCTTACCGGAAGGGGTGCGCGCATCGGTTGTGGGGAAACTGAACCATTCCGACGGCGGACGGCACCATGAAGTCTTTCGCCGCAACAGCAGCGACGAAATACGGCAACGCGCCCGGGCCCTTCGCGGGGACGCGGAAAAGCATGGCGACCCGCTGTTCCGGGGAAACATGGAGTGGCTTCTTCAATAG
- a CDS encoding N-acetylneuraminate synthase family protein has protein sequence MKINGHDIADKTFIIAEVGNNHEGDYSLAERMVGLAAEAGVDSVKFQTIRADRLVDGADPARLKTLRSFELSYDQFEKLARVCEREGVQFLSTPFDLESARHIAPLVGAFKIASGDVGFTPLLETVAGFGKPVIMSRGISDAGEVRGAVECIQGVWKDAGILDPGLALLHCVAEYPTAPERANLLAIRGLAAEFGLPIGYSDHTLGIEAAALSVALGARIVEKHFTLDHNHSAFRDHQLSADPDEMRELVRRVREAEKLLGHGSLEPEGERFNNAEAFSRSLCVAEDTPEGTILTEAHVAFLRPGNGLSPSRINEVLGKVVRRSMKKGEQIAIEQLN, from the coding sequence ATGAAGATCAACGGTCACGATATAGCCGACAAAACGTTCATTATCGCCGAAGTCGGGAACAATCATGAAGGCGACTATTCATTGGCCGAGCGAATGGTCGGTCTTGCTGCCGAGGCCGGAGTGGACTCGGTCAAGTTCCAGACCATCCGGGCCGACCGCCTAGTGGACGGGGCCGACCCGGCGCGGCTGAAGACCCTGCGCTCCTTCGAGCTGTCCTACGACCAGTTCGAGAAGCTGGCCAGGGTCTGCGAACGCGAAGGGGTCCAGTTCCTGTCCACGCCGTTCGACCTGGAGAGCGCCCGACACATCGCCCCCCTGGTCGGAGCCTTCAAGATCGCGTCCGGCGACGTGGGGTTCACCCCCCTGCTGGAAACGGTCGCCGGGTTCGGCAAGCCGGTCATCATGTCACGGGGCATCTCCGATGCGGGCGAGGTCCGCGGGGCCGTGGAATGCATCCAGGGGGTCTGGAAGGATGCGGGAATCCTGGATCCGGGCCTGGCCCTGCTCCACTGCGTTGCCGAGTACCCCACCGCGCCCGAGCGGGCCAACCTGCTGGCCATCCGGGGGCTGGCCGCCGAGTTCGGCCTGCCGATCGGCTATTCGGACCATACCCTGGGCATCGAGGCGGCGGCGCTTTCCGTGGCGCTTGGCGCCCGCATTGTCGAAAAGCACTTCACCCTGGACCACAACCATTCCGCGTTCAGGGACCACCAGCTTTCAGCCGACCCCGACGAGATGCGCGAACTCGTCCGCCGGGTCCGCGAGGCGGAAAAACTCCTGGGCCATGGTTCCCTCGAACCGGAAGGCGAACGTTTCAACAATGCCGAGGCGTTTTCGCGCAGCCTCTGCGTCGCCGAAGATACCCCGGAAGGCACGATCCTGACCGAGGCGCACGTCGCGTTCCTGCGGCCCGGCAACGGGCTGAGCCCGTCCAGGATCAACGAAGTCCTGGGCAAGGTTGTCCGCCGTTCTATGAAGAAGGGCGAACAGATCGCCATTGAACAGTTAAACTGA
- a CDS encoding cytidylyltransferase domain-containing protein, translating to MEENGKNVIIIPARKNSSRIKDKNVALVGGHPLISYTIRLAKALRGIDKVYVDTDCNEYAALARDYGAESPFLRDPKYAGNASSLGQSLEQFIARLHREEGVLAVRHVCLLPTSPFRNLHDVQKMVDGLQSFYAVTSVTIPDVHVMQSHLMNGDGLVPLKDFVKMAGEQYHWMKCLGNFIGTNHNDYAPAEMNLYNNFAYKVVTNPIELIDIDVHEDLHLANRVVAAGLYDFGLGAL from the coding sequence ATGGAAGAGAACGGCAAGAACGTCATCATAATACCTGCCCGGAAGAACTCCTCCAGGATCAAGGACAAGAACGTCGCCCTGGTGGGGGGGCATCCGTTGATCTCCTATACGATCCGGCTGGCCAAGGCCTTACGCGGCATCGACAAGGTATACGTCGACACCGACTGCAACGAGTATGCGGCGTTGGCGCGCGACTATGGCGCGGAGTCTCCCTTCCTGCGCGATCCGAAATATGCCGGGAATGCGTCGTCCCTGGGCCAGTCCCTGGAACAATTCATTGCCCGCCTCCACCGAGAGGAGGGCGTGCTGGCAGTCCGCCACGTGTGCCTGCTCCCCACCAGCCCTTTCAGAAATCTTCACGACGTACAGAAAATGGTCGACGGCCTACAGAGCTTCTACGCCGTCACGAGCGTGACGATCCCCGACGTGCACGTGATGCAGAGCCATCTCATGAACGGCGACGGCCTGGTGCCGTTGAAGGATTTCGTGAAAATGGCAGGCGAGCAGTATCATTGGATGAAGTGCCTGGGCAATTTCATTGGCACCAATCACAATGATTACGCGCCGGCGGAGATGAACCTCTACAACAACTTCGCCTACAAAGTGGTAACCAACCCCATTGAGCTCATCGACATCGACGTCCACGAGGATCTCCATTTGGCGAACAGGGTCGTTGCCGCCGGTCTCTACGATTTCGGATTGGGGGCGCTATGA
- a CDS encoding peroxiredoxin: MSNDFESNDTMPDFAKVGQPVPEFTMEAFDPAEGGFTEVDLGALRKEGKWAILFFYPADFTFVCPTELADLATRHEDLKKLGAEVISVSTDTKFSHMAWRSDERMLENVKFKMASDPTGEVSRFFDVWDFETGLALRGTFVINPEGVLVSSEINFYNVGRNADELVRKVEANTYLIDHPAEVCPAKWTPGEKTLTPNDGMVGKVYEALND; encoded by the coding sequence ATGAGCAACGACTTCGAGTCCAACGACACCATGCCTGATTTCGCCAAAGTGGGCCAGCCCGTGCCCGAATTCACGATGGAGGCCTTCGACCCCGCCGAGGGCGGTTTCACCGAGGTGGACCTGGGCGCGCTGCGCAAGGAAGGCAAATGGGCCATCCTGTTTTTCTATCCCGCGGACTTCACCTTTGTCTGCCCCACCGAGCTGGCCGACCTGGCCACCCGCCACGAGGACCTGAAAAAACTCGGGGCCGAGGTCATCTCCGTGTCCACGGACACCAAATTCTCCCACATGGCCTGGCGATCCGACGAACGCATGCTGGAAAACGTCAAGTTCAAGATGGCCTCCGACCCCACCGGCGAAGTATCCCGGTTCTTCGACGTGTGGGACTTCGAGACCGGCCTGGCCCTGCGCGGCACCTTCGTCATCAACCCCGAGGGCGTGCTGGTCTCGTCCGAGATCAATTTCTATAACGTGGGCCGCAATGCGGATGAGCTGGTCCGCAAGGTGGAGGCCAACACCTACCTCATCGACCACCCCGCCGAGGTCTGCCCGGCCAAATGGACTCCGGGCGAAAAGACCCTGACCCCCAACGACGGGATGGTCGGCAAGGTCTACGAAGCGCTCAACGACTAG
- a CDS encoding class I SAM-dependent methyltransferase, with product MEERKYAATDAGFHEGIEKMLALETDPKEYIHHFSCFTGHVNLSRYLFFYECYKKTVDLCGHIADIGTWKGASFFFFAKLVRLFEEQCQTQVHGFDWFQGMAPDSERDNPVHEGTYKADYEKVLELVRIQGLEGLAFVHKLDLVTELGAFFADKRQMRFKMVFLDCGSAAVLESSMEHFWPRLVNGGVLMLDHYNNACSPSESEVIERYIGDRPMMQMPFARQPSAYVIK from the coding sequence ATGGAAGAACGGAAATATGCGGCCACGGATGCGGGTTTCCATGAAGGCATCGAGAAGATGCTCGCTCTGGAGACCGACCCCAAGGAATACATCCACCACTTCTCCTGCTTCACGGGACACGTGAACCTGTCGCGCTATCTCTTCTTCTACGAGTGCTACAAGAAGACCGTGGACCTGTGCGGGCACATCGCCGACATCGGGACCTGGAAGGGGGCGTCGTTCTTTTTCTTCGCCAAGCTGGTCAGGTTGTTCGAGGAGCAGTGCCAGACCCAGGTGCACGGGTTCGACTGGTTCCAGGGCATGGCCCCGGACAGCGAACGGGACAATCCCGTCCACGAGGGGACGTATAAGGCCGATTATGAAAAGGTCCTGGAGCTGGTACGAATCCAGGGGCTCGAGGGACTGGCCTTTGTCCACAAGCTCGATCTGGTGACCGAACTGGGAGCCTTTTTCGCGGACAAGCGCCAGATGCGTTTCAAGATGGTCTTCCTGGACTGCGGGTCCGCCGCGGTTCTGGAGAGCTCCATGGAGCACTTCTGGCCCCGGCTCGTGAACGGCGGCGTGTTGATGCTCGACCACTACAACAACGCGTGCTCCCCTTCGGAGTCGGAAGTGATCGAGCGGTACATCGGCGATCGGCCCATGATGCAGATGCCGTTCGCGCGCCAGCCTTCGGCCTATGTGATCAAGTAG
- a CDS encoding capsular polysaccharide export protein, LipB/KpsS family: protein MHGHCDKFDKTLKNFAGLSYDPLVGDGDPYMLFWSPLGGALELISWDLSLALLLNRRGMQCRFCLCDGIMSGCTLRSFDDGKRIEDWPRVCENCFGYGKALLEQVGMPYVAMSSRLDGHSAAELREQATTFAAGGDVPGLAGAKPDFNAHTSTVRYFKGKEVHAGPAMYEKVLREYYYSALVSGLVAGKLIEGGNIRKVLTSNVQHAEFGPAFDLFLENGIPVDAWVSGFKERHVYYTHAATCRGVNILDLDDEEWGRVQGGALGASEERKLDAYLNEISRERGVKLFADSAADDFARLGISGDKPVWILFTHVHWDMIFEEGVDYFENVQDWIMETVGYMIDIPGVDWIVRCHPGELLDGTILQTHKLIEERFPDLPEHVHIVHGAGFNSYELLAGADGCVTIRSTAGMEALLMGKPAILGGPSYYGRKGFTLDADSREHYKELLKGAASVKPLSPEQTRLVRLFAYHHFIERQVPYNVYDCSTMELNVGSGEGLEPGFDIGADIICEGVLHGTPYGISQGSLE, encoded by the coding sequence ATGCATGGTCATTGCGACAAGTTCGATAAGACGCTGAAGAATTTTGCGGGGCTGTCCTACGATCCCCTAGTCGGGGACGGCGACCCTTACATGCTGTTCTGGTCCCCGCTGGGCGGGGCGCTGGAACTGATCAGTTGGGACTTGAGCCTCGCCCTGCTCCTCAACCGACGGGGCATGCAATGCCGGTTCTGCCTGTGCGACGGCATCATGTCCGGGTGCACCCTGCGCTCATTCGACGACGGCAAGCGTATCGAGGACTGGCCCAGGGTCTGCGAGAACTGCTTCGGTTACGGCAAGGCGCTGCTGGAGCAGGTCGGGATGCCCTACGTGGCCATGAGCAGCCGTCTGGATGGACATTCCGCCGCCGAACTCCGGGAACAGGCGACGACCTTCGCTGCGGGCGGGGACGTGCCCGGATTGGCCGGAGCCAAGCCCGATTTCAATGCCCACACTTCCACGGTCCGGTATTTCAAGGGCAAGGAGGTCCACGCCGGGCCTGCGATGTATGAAAAGGTCCTGCGGGAATACTATTACAGCGCCCTGGTCAGCGGCCTCGTCGCGGGTAAGCTCATCGAGGGCGGGAACATTCGCAAGGTGCTGACCTCCAACGTGCAGCACGCCGAATTCGGCCCGGCCTTCGACCTGTTCCTTGAAAACGGGATTCCGGTCGACGCGTGGGTGAGCGGCTTCAAGGAGCGCCACGTCTATTACACCCATGCGGCAACATGTCGCGGGGTCAACATCCTCGACCTGGACGACGAGGAATGGGGCCGGGTCCAAGGTGGAGCCCTGGGAGCCTCCGAAGAGCGGAAGCTCGACGCGTACCTCAACGAGATCAGCCGGGAACGCGGGGTCAAGCTGTTCGCGGATTCTGCGGCCGACGATTTCGCCAGGCTCGGCATCTCCGGCGACAAGCCCGTCTGGATACTGTTCACCCACGTCCACTGGGACATGATCTTCGAAGAGGGGGTCGATTATTTCGAGAACGTCCAAGATTGGATCATGGAGACCGTGGGCTACATGATCGATATCCCGGGCGTGGACTGGATCGTTCGCTGCCACCCCGGGGAGCTGTTGGACGGCACCATCCTGCAGACGCACAAGCTGATCGAGGAACGCTTCCCGGACCTGCCCGAGCATGTCCACATCGTGCACGGGGCCGGGTTCAACAGCTACGAGCTCCTGGCCGGGGCCGACGGCTGCGTAACCATCCGGAGCACCGCGGGCATGGAGGCGCTGCTCATGGGCAAGCCGGCCATCCTGGGCGGGCCTTCCTACTACGGGAGAAAGGGTTTCACCCTGGATGCAGATTCCAGGGAGCATTACAAGGAATTGCTCAAGGGCGCAGCCTCGGTAAAGCCGCTGAGCCCGGAGCAGACTCGGCTCGTGCGCCTGTTCGCCTACCATCATTTCATCGAGCGGCAGGTCCCGTACAACGTCTACGACTGCTCGACCATGGAATTGAACGTCGGGTCCGGCGAGGGGCTGGAGCCCGGCTTCGACATCGGGGCGGACATCATCTGCGAGGGCGTCCTGCATGGGACGCCCTACGGCATCTCCCAAGGAAGCCTGGAGTGA
- a CDS encoding cytidylyltransferase domain-containing protein, with amino-acid sequence MTTIGAFIQARMSSSRLPGKVLKEISGKPLLEYVFERMEKVQGLDFFVVATSSDDSDRPVRDFCRSRAVPCYGGPLDDVALRFVEAAREYPCDAMLRYCADSPLVDVAVMARALALFRATDADVVTNVHPRTYPAGHCVEVVRSDVFARAYPLMKGPELEHNTMYFYNNDDKFKITNFECEEPCAGECNCVDTAADHAFLERLVSAMSRPHWTYGWKELSLLAEQIRGGSR; translated from the coding sequence ATGACCACAATAGGCGCTTTCATCCAGGCGAGAATGAGCTCGTCCCGCCTCCCCGGAAAGGTCCTGAAGGAGATCAGCGGGAAGCCGTTGCTGGAATATGTCTTTGAAAGGATGGAGAAGGTGCAGGGGCTGGATTTCTTTGTGGTGGCCACGTCTTCGGACGATTCGGACCGCCCTGTTAGGGATTTCTGCCGCTCCCGCGCCGTGCCCTGTTACGGGGGCCCGCTCGACGACGTGGCCCTGCGCTTTGTCGAGGCCGCCCGCGAATACCCCTGCGACGCCATGTTGCGCTACTGCGCGGACAGCCCGCTGGTGGATGTGGCGGTCATGGCCCGGGCCCTCGCCCTGTTCCGCGCAACGGACGCGGACGTGGTCACCAACGTCCATCCGCGCACCTACCCGGCCGGCCATTGCGTGGAGGTCGTCCGGTCCGACGTCTTCGCCCGGGCGTACCCACTCATGAAAGGCCCGGAACTCGAACACAACACGATGTATTTCTACAATAATGACGACAAGTTTAAGATAACGAACTTCGAGTGCGAGGAACCGTGCGCCGGTGAATGCAACTGCGTCGACACCGCAGCGGACCACGCATTCCTGGAGCGGCTTGTTTCGGCCATGTCCAGGCCCCATTGGACATACGGCTGGAAGGAACTCTCCCTGTTGGCGGAACAGATTCGGGGTGGTTCGCGATGA
- a CDS encoding DegT/DnrJ/EryC1/StrS family aminotransferase produces the protein MMKRSIPFGRPMLGEEEKQAVAEVLDGLMLVHGPKAKEFESDFADWCGAPGALSVSSCTAGLHLFWFDNGIGPGDEVIVPAQTHTATAHAVEYCGAKPVFVDADPLTGNIDPDAVEAAVTPNTRGISLVHFLGIPADMKRIMETARKHDLVVLEDCALAIGTYYDGVHAGLLGDAGAFSFYPVKHMTTAEGGMIISRNADLLTRLERKKAFGVDRFVGERKIPGVYDVTMLGFNYRMNEMQAAIGIEQIRKLNGFLETRKNNFSTLAKALDDIDEVTVIGRETPENSVSSCYCLSVVLDEPLRDKRTALIENMKEQGVGTSVYYPAPVPCLTYYKDKYGMDFADFPVAQAISSGLALPVGPHLDQDDMAYIVEALKQGLSEV, from the coding sequence ATGATGAAGCGATCCATCCCATTTGGCCGCCCCATGCTGGGCGAGGAAGAGAAACAGGCCGTGGCCGAGGTCCTGGACGGGCTCATGCTGGTGCACGGCCCCAAGGCCAAGGAGTTCGAATCCGACTTCGCGGACTGGTGCGGGGCTCCCGGCGCGCTGTCCGTATCTTCGTGCACAGCCGGACTGCACCTCTTCTGGTTCGACAACGGCATCGGCCCCGGCGACGAGGTCATCGTTCCGGCCCAGACCCATACCGCGACCGCGCACGCGGTGGAGTACTGCGGGGCCAAACCCGTCTTCGTCGACGCCGACCCCCTGACCGGGAACATCGATCCCGACGCGGTGGAAGCGGCTGTCACGCCGAACACTAGGGGGATTTCCCTGGTCCACTTCCTCGGCATCCCGGCCGACATGAAGCGGATCATGGAAACGGCCCGCAAACACGACCTCGTGGTCCTCGAAGACTGCGCCCTGGCCATCGGCACCTATTACGACGGCGTGCATGCCGGGCTTCTCGGCGACGCGGGCGCGTTCTCGTTCTATCCCGTCAAACATATGACGACCGCCGAAGGGGGCATGATCATCAGCCGGAACGCCGACCTACTGACCCGACTGGAGCGGAAAAAGGCCTTTGGCGTGGACCGCTTCGTGGGCGAGCGCAAGATCCCCGGCGTGTACGACGTGACCATGCTCGGGTTCAATTATCGAATGAATGAAATGCAGGCCGCCATCGGCATTGAGCAGATCCGTAAACTCAACGGCTTCCTGGAAACGAGAAAGAACAATTTCAGTACGTTGGCAAAGGCCCTGGACGATATCGACGAAGTCACGGTCATCGGCCGCGAGACCCCGGAGAACAGCGTCAGCAGCTGCTACTGCCTGTCCGTGGTCCTGGACGAGCCGCTGCGCGACAAACGGACCGCGCTCATCGAGAACATGAAGGAACAGGGGGTCGGCACCAGCGTATACTACCCCGCCCCGGTCCCCTGCCTCACCTATTACAAAGATAAGTACGGCATGGATTTTGCTGATTTTCCAGTTGCACAGGCCATCAGCAGCGGTTTGGCGCTGCCGGTGGGCCCGCATTTGGACCAAGACGACATGGCATATATCGTCGAGGCCCTCAAACAAGGATTGAGTGAGGTATAG
- a CDS encoding Gfo/Idh/MocA family protein produces the protein MKVGVIGLGIGGQHVRDYLDHPAVDSVVVNDLDPRRSEVLAAELDRVEIARQTDDLFADEAVKIVSVCSYDDAHHEQIVAGLRRGKHIYAEKPLCQTPAQAREIAGLLREGTARLSSNMVLRTCPLFVGVKEALGRGEFGDVFSMDADYLWGRTEKLTRGWRNRMENYSIIQGAAVHMIDLVMWLIETRPVSVSAHANGLVTGKQGGRFPDFASLSLIFANGMIARIGAYGGCVHPHFHRLRVFGEKKTFTHDPTGSYWLDSCEPGTAGIEAEGAYPGREFRPRALHSFVDEVLYARPALVRQGEVFDVMAVCFAAEQSVREGGPVAVTY, from the coding sequence ATGAAGGTCGGCGTCATCGGGCTCGGCATCGGCGGACAGCATGTCCGCGACTATCTGGACCACCCGGCGGTCGATTCGGTCGTGGTCAACGACCTGGACCCGCGGCGGTCCGAGGTCCTGGCGGCCGAACTGGACCGCGTCGAAATCGCCCGCCAGACCGATGACCTGTTTGCGGACGAAGCCGTAAAGATCGTGTCCGTATGCTCCTATGACGACGCGCACCACGAACAGATCGTGGCCGGTCTGAGGCGCGGCAAGCACATCTATGCGGAAAAGCCGCTATGCCAGACCCCGGCACAGGCCCGGGAGATAGCCGGGCTGCTCCGGGAGGGAACGGCCAGACTGTCCTCGAACATGGTCCTGCGCACCTGCCCCCTGTTCGTCGGCGTAAAGGAAGCCCTCGGGCGAGGCGAGTTCGGCGACGTTTTTTCCATGGACGCGGACTACCTCTGGGGACGCACCGAAAAGCTCACCCGGGGCTGGCGCAACAGGATGGAAAACTACTCCATCATACAGGGGGCTGCGGTGCATATGATCGACCTGGTCATGTGGCTGATCGAAACCCGCCCCGTGAGCGTCTCGGCCCATGCCAACGGCCTTGTGACCGGCAAGCAAGGCGGGCGGTTCCCTGATTTCGCCAGCCTGTCGCTGATATTCGCAAACGGCATGATCGCCCGGATCGGGGCCTACGGCGGTTGCGTCCATCCCCATTTCCACCGGTTGCGGGTGTTCGGGGAGAAAAAGACTTTCACGCACGATCCAACCGGCAGCTACTGGCTCGATTCCTGCGAGCCCGGGACAGCCGGGATCGAGGCCGAGGGCGCGTATCCCGGCCGCGAGTTCCGCCCGCGCGCGCTCCACTCCTTTGTCGATGAAGTGCTCTACGCCCGCCCCGCCCTGGTACGACAGGGCGAGGTCTTTGACGTCATGGCCGTATGCTTTGCCGCGGAGCAGTCCGTGCGGGAAGGCGGACCGGTGGCCGTAACATATTGA
- a CDS encoding NAD-dependent epimerase/dehydratase family protein: protein MIEIKGRRIALIGGAGFIGHHLALRLKELGADVTIFDSLQVNNLLKFAASTDENAPFYLSMLVNRLNLLKAAGIPLIVQDARQYNELSMKLSNFAPQTVVHLAAVAHANVSNKDPYSTFDHSLRTLENSLDWARSQAEHFIYLSSSMIYGHFPGGYVTEETPCEPLGIYAALKFSAEKMILSYNQAFDLPYTIIRPSALYGERCVSRRVGQIFIEKAMSQQDISIHGDGSDRLDFTYIKDFVQGVIRAIQNEAAKGETFNLTYGEGRSLMDLANIVSQHFPACNVQYLPKDKLTPDRGTLSVDKARELIGYAPEYPLEKGFVEYIGWYKENWDKLSQGCSVLG, encoded by the coding sequence ATGATTGAAATCAAGGGAAGGCGGATCGCCCTAATCGGCGGCGCCGGGTTCATAGGACATCATCTTGCGTTGCGTTTGAAGGAGCTGGGGGCCGATGTCACGATCTTCGACAGCTTGCAGGTCAACAACCTCCTGAAGTTCGCCGCATCCACGGACGAAAACGCGCCGTTCTACCTCTCCATGCTCGTCAACCGTCTCAACCTGCTGAAGGCCGCAGGCATTCCCCTGATCGTCCAGGATGCGCGCCAGTACAACGAGTTGAGCATGAAGCTGAGCAATTTCGCTCCGCAAACGGTCGTTCACCTGGCCGCCGTGGCCCACGCCAACGTGTCGAACAAGGATCCTTATTCGACCTTCGACCACAGCCTGCGGACGCTGGAAAACTCCCTAGACTGGGCCCGTTCCCAGGCGGAGCATTTCATCTACCTGTCTTCGAGCATGATCTACGGCCATTTCCCCGGCGGCTACGTGACCGAGGAAACCCCGTGCGAACCGCTGGGCATCTACGCGGCGCTCAAATTCAGCGCGGAAAAGATGATCCTCTCCTACAACCAGGCCTTTGACCTGCCCTACACGATCATCCGTCCCTCCGCCCTGTACGGCGAACGGTGCGTGTCCCGCAGGGTCGGCCAGATCTTCATCGAAAAGGCCATGTCCCAGCAGGACATTTCCATCCACGGCGACGGATCCGACCGTCTCGACTTCACCTACATCAAGGACTTCGTGCAGGGCGTCATCCGGGCCATCCAGAATGAAGCAGCCAAGGGCGAGACCTTCAACCTGACCTATGGCGAAGGCCGTTCCCTGATGGATCTGGCGAACATCGTCAGCCAGCATTTCCCGGCCTGCAACGTCCAATACCTTCCCAAGGACAAGCTCACTCCAGACCGGGGCACCCTGTCGGTGGACAAGGCCCGCGAGCTCATCGGCTACGCTCCAGAATACCCCCTCGAGAAGGGATTCGTGGAGTATATCGGATGGTACAAGGAGAATTGGGACAAACTGTCCCAGGGCTGCAGCGTCCTGGGCTAG